The proteins below are encoded in one region of Nitrospirota bacterium:
- a CDS encoding tetratricopeptide repeat protein codes for MKRHLISLTGTILIMLAGMATSGCLSMMAPSPHIGNSLNYVRQHKGEGTRRALLGNETELMGQAAKSLEEASFTVIREPHAILGKIAFGDLDDDLQSYAFYFYPSQANGHTDVEALTASRWLKDQQQQEQQKQALPHFFPLAYIHTRLQEDGYDPNVKEGHMFALSRAAFYGYRGTAKKLISKGANVDVSISELEAFASNASAGARLNSQYLDRPANKRAYDISQINYGKANAGVELLTGLKKYAKRNGTERESETRFQEALRTYQAAAVKPQLPETARQLMVQANGAVRDKDYQEATDLYEQTLVLAPWWPEGHFNLALVLAETDDPDRAIVEMKRYLALAPTAPDARAAQDKIYDWQRKAAKLQ; via the coding sequence ATGAAACGCCATCTAATTTCTTTAACCGGCACAATCCTTATTATGCTTGCAGGCATGGCGACGTCAGGGTGCTTATCAATGATGGCCCCGTCACCCCACATAGGCAACTCACTGAACTATGTCCGCCAACACAAGGGTGAAGGTACGAGGCGTGCCCTGCTGGGCAACGAAACAGAACTGATGGGCCAAGCGGCAAAGAGCTTGGAGGAGGCAAGTTTCACCGTCATTCGGGAACCTCACGCGATCTTGGGCAAGATCGCGTTTGGCGACCTTGATGACGATCTCCAATCCTACGCCTTCTATTTCTATCCATCCCAGGCCAACGGCCACACCGATGTCGAAGCCCTCACCGCAAGCCGTTGGCTGAAGGATCAACAGCAACAGGAACAGCAGAAACAGGCATTACCACACTTTTTTCCCTTAGCCTATATACACACGAGACTTCAGGAGGACGGATATGACCCTAACGTAAAGGAAGGGCACATGTTCGCGTTAAGCAGGGCTGCATTTTATGGTTATCGGGGGACCGCAAAGAAATTAATAAGCAAAGGTGCGAATGTGGATGTATCGATCAGTGAACTAGAAGCATTTGCATCGAATGCTTCGGCCGGCGCCAGGCTCAATTCCCAATATTTGGACAGGCCTGCTAACAAAAGAGCATATGATATATCCCAAATTAACTATGGCAAAGCCAATGCAGGCGTTGAGTTGCTCACTGGACTAAAAAAATACGCCAAGCGAAATGGAACCGAGAGAGAAAGCGAAACCCGTTTTCAGGAAGCGTTGCGAACCTACCAAGCGGCGGCGGTGAAACCTCAACTGCCTGAAACCGCCAGGCAACTCATGGTTCAGGCCAATGGCGCCGTCCGCGACAAGGATTACCAGGAAGCGACCGACCTTTACGAGCAGACACTGGTGCTCGCCCCCTGGTGGCCGGAGGGGCACTTCAACCTCGCATTGGTATTAGCTGAAACCGATGATCCAGACCGGGCGATCGTCGAGATGAAACGCTACCTCGCCCTCGCGCCCACTGCGCCGGATGCACGCGCCGCCCAGGACAAAATCTATGATTGGCAACGCAAAGCAGCGAAGCTCCAATAA
- a CDS encoding tetratricopeptide repeat protein encodes MSGTRNAITSARMAVILLLWTIAGTGCETTRHTIDYEKQYPSAQQRIADRPAVLLQVEDAIPEEEFRKAQNFLGEDMTMFATNVFIIPMNKYSIYSADQPRSQLVGSVLQEHFSTAGLPTLALSGQKPGPFDEGAREALSVSVRVKKLAVTTSFSGTILPLLFTTIITFHDKQVDTVLDCQITQPGSQAVLWKGTLSGKAESKELEKMDETARAKVKNLDAWMVHEAIDRAVSAFLTQSQAIQIAVRLRNETFAKAMKTAQDTEAGGNLRAALNQYGRAYRAAGDSEQSLAVIKTVAEVVRKLPNRPELPEDARRYGVQANTATERKGYDEAITLLSQGLEAAPWWAEGHFNRALLLANQNRYQEAVTSMKQFLILTPNAPDARASQDKIYEWELKAGPVTASGLSANPGASSSPSSTSGPRGLSLDDTIRGVVEKR; translated from the coding sequence ATGAGCGGTACACGGAACGCTATTACATCCGCAAGAATGGCAGTCATCCTCTTGCTATGGACAATCGCAGGAACAGGATGTGAGACCACCCGCCATACGATCGACTACGAGAAACAATACCCCTCGGCTCAACAACGGATCGCAGACAGGCCAGCCGTCCTGCTGCAGGTTGAGGATGCAATCCCGGAGGAAGAGTTCAGGAAAGCTCAGAACTTTCTCGGCGAAGACATGACCATGTTCGCGACCAACGTGTTCATCATCCCAATGAACAAATATTCAATTTATTCCGCAGATCAGCCACGAAGCCAGCTTGTCGGCTCTGTGCTGCAGGAACATTTCTCCACAGCCGGACTACCGACACTCGCTCTCTCCGGGCAGAAGCCTGGCCCATTCGACGAAGGGGCGCGCGAGGCGCTATCCGTGTCGGTCCGGGTCAAGAAACTGGCAGTCACGACGTCCTTCTCGGGTACGATCCTGCCGTTACTCTTCACGACCATCATAACCTTTCACGATAAACAGGTTGATACAGTCCTCGACTGCCAGATCACTCAGCCGGGCAGTCAAGCCGTGCTCTGGAAGGGGACCCTGTCTGGCAAGGCGGAAAGCAAAGAACTTGAAAAGATGGACGAGACCGCCAGAGCGAAGGTCAAGAACTTGGATGCGTGGATGGTGCATGAAGCGATCGACCGGGCAGTCTCGGCCTTTCTCACCCAATCACAGGCGATACAAATAGCCGTACGACTGCGAAACGAGACCTTCGCGAAAGCGATGAAAACAGCTCAGGACACAGAGGCCGGTGGCAATCTGCGAGCGGCACTCAATCAATACGGCCGCGCCTACCGCGCAGCCGGCGACAGCGAGCAATCGCTGGCCGTCATTAAGACCGTGGCCGAGGTGGTGCGTAAGTTACCGAACAGACCGGAGCTGCCGGAGGACGCGCGACGATACGGTGTGCAGGCCAACACGGCAACGGAGCGTAAAGGCTATGACGAGGCGATTACGTTGCTCTCTCAAGGCCTGGAGGCGGCCCCTTGGTGGGCGGAAGGCCACTTTAACCGTGCGCTGCTTCTCGCCAATCAGAATCGCTATCAAGAGGCCGTGACCAGCATGAAACAGTTCCTGATACTGACGCCGAATGCCCCGGACGCACGGGCCTCGCAGGACAAGATCTATGAATGGGAGCTAAAGGCCGGACCCGTAACGGCAAGCGGCCTCTCTGCCAATCCTGGCGCATCGTCATCTCCATCTTCTACCTCTGGACCAAGGGGTCTATCACTTGACGATACGATCCGTGGAGTAGTCGAGAAAAGATAA
- a CDS encoding M48 family metalloprotease: MGASATATAIYFDKAYLDLMPSESELLFVAGHELAHVQLGHFSEAIIGRERDTQRIRKDLGPGGTAILGLRTQEVLLKMRTGPWEQRQEEAGAAPKGIQEAMLRMNEDEKTGVKKVPPDIQRYRDSLRDHAKPLDRLKALETALGSKFWERTDLTFGALCPHP, translated from the coding sequence ATGGGAGCCTCTGCCACAGCAACGGCAATCTATTTCGACAAGGCCTATCTTGACCTCATGCCCTCCGAATCCGAACTGTTGTTCGTTGCCGGCCATGAACTCGCACATGTGCAACTGGGACATTTCAGCGAAGCCATCATCGGACGCGAACGCGACACACAGAGGATCCGCAAAGACCTAGGCCCTGGAGGAACGGCTATCCTTGGCTTGAGAACCCAGGAGGTGCTGCTCAAGATGCGAACGGGCCCCTGGGAACAACGACAGGAAGAAGCCGGTGCGGCCCCCAAAGGCATTCAGGAAGCGATGCTGCGGATGAACGAGGATGAGAAAACCGGGGTGAAGAAAGTTCCCCCGGACATTCAACGCTATCGAGACTCATTGCGGGATCACGCCAAACCCCTAGATCGCCTCAAGGCCCTCGAAACGGCCCTGGGCAGCAAATTCTGGGAACGGACCGATCTGACGTTCGGAGCCCTCTGCCCTCACCCCTGA
- a CDS encoding TetR/AcrR family transcriptional regulator — MRQTTRTVRPSSRERQAGLIAAAASLFAAKGFNGTTTKEIAKSAGVSEALVFKYFPTKRALYAAILAEKVTVNELLEAVEEASKKRDDHRVFTMIASSRIRPDVDSTLLRLLLFSALEGHELSEMFFGKHHKVFYDHLASYIRTRIDDGAFRPVDPLLAARAFIGMVVHHRLLHEIFEVPMHQSHEDTVSTYVDLFLTGLIKQPASRTTPGRRAR; from the coding sequence ATGCGACAGACCACTCGAACCGTGCGCCCCTCCAGCAGAGAACGGCAGGCCGGCTTGATCGCCGCGGCTGCGTCGCTCTTTGCCGCCAAGGGGTTCAACGGCACCACCACAAAAGAAATCGCCAAATCGGCGGGCGTGAGCGAGGCCCTGGTCTTCAAGTATTTCCCGACGAAACGGGCGCTCTATGCCGCGATCCTGGCGGAGAAAGTGACCGTCAACGAACTGCTCGAAGCGGTGGAGGAAGCCTCCAAGAAACGGGACGACCATCGCGTCTTCACCATGATCGCGAGCTCGCGCATTCGCCCCGACGTCGATTCGACCCTTTTGCGGCTCCTCTTGTTCAGCGCCCTGGAGGGGCATGAACTCTCCGAGATGTTCTTCGGCAAGCACCATAAAGTGTTCTACGACCACCTGGCTTCCTACATTCGAACCAGGATCGACGACGGGGCCTTTCGTCCGGTCGATCCCCTCCTGGCGGCCCGCGCCTTCATCGGCATGGTCGTCCATCACCGTTTGCTCCATGAAATTTTCGAAGTCCCGATGCATCAATCCCACGAGGACACGGTCTCGACCTACGTCGATCTGTTCCTCACCGGTCTGATCAAGCAACCAGCCAGCCGTACGACGCCGGGGAGGCGTGCGCGATGA
- a CDS encoding efflux RND transporter periplasmic adaptor subunit: protein MNSLKQHPIVTLGVIIFFAVTALVVFRLSSGAKSDVRKTRVITVATATPLKQDLDIRLTYTADIIPNQAVNLFSRVDGYIGKIYVDKGDLVKANQLLVEIDHTDYQHAVNQAKANLAAARARVAQQDASVRNATLTLHRMRALIKDQFVSQQDLDNAQVSYDAAVAALDSLRAQVQQMEVAQAQAETNLAYSYIRAPFAGYVAERNLDLGAYVSGATAGTSTTSRGILTLHEIQTVRILIEVVEKDVPLIQVGQKADVRAEAYPERIFEGTVTRIVQALNRATRTMTVEVDLPNKDHVLKGGMFARVEVLVGSHRNAIQIPIDAVSRLEDAQYVYIVREGKAQRVPVEIGVREDNRVEITKGLDGSEQVIVSGKDLVHDGTAVQTQPSPQS, encoded by the coding sequence ATGAATTCCTTGAAGCAACATCCGATTGTCACGCTCGGCGTGATCATTTTCTTTGCGGTCACGGCCCTCGTCGTGTTTCGCCTCAGCAGCGGCGCCAAGAGCGATGTCCGAAAAACCCGCGTCATCACCGTCGCCACCGCGACGCCGCTGAAGCAGGACCTGGACATTCGGCTTACCTATACCGCCGACATCATCCCCAACCAGGCGGTCAATCTGTTCTCGCGGGTGGACGGCTATATCGGCAAGATCTACGTCGATAAGGGCGACCTGGTGAAAGCCAACCAGCTCCTGGTCGAGATCGACCATACGGATTACCAACATGCCGTCAACCAGGCCAAAGCCAACCTGGCGGCAGCCAGAGCGAGGGTCGCGCAGCAGGATGCGAGCGTCCGCAATGCCACCCTCACCCTCCATCGGATGCGGGCGCTGATCAAAGACCAGTTCGTCTCGCAGCAGGATCTGGATAACGCCCAGGTCTCGTACGACGCAGCGGTAGCGGCGCTCGACTCGCTCCGCGCGCAGGTCCAGCAAATGGAGGTCGCCCAGGCCCAAGCCGAAACGAACCTGGCCTACTCCTATATCCGCGCGCCCTTCGCCGGCTATGTGGCTGAACGCAACCTCGATCTCGGCGCCTATGTCAGCGGCGCCACCGCCGGCACCTCCACCACCTCGCGCGGGATCCTCACCCTCCATGAAATCCAGACGGTCCGCATTCTGATCGAGGTGGTGGAGAAAGACGTCCCGCTCATCCAGGTGGGTCAAAAGGCGGACGTGCGAGCCGAGGCCTATCCCGAGCGAATCTTCGAGGGCACGGTCACCAGAATCGTCCAGGCGCTGAACCGGGCCACCCGCACCATGACGGTCGAAGTGGACCTCCCGAACAAGGACCATGTCTTGAAGGGCGGCATGTTCGCCCGCGTCGAGGTCCTGGTCGGCAGCCATCGCAACGCGATTCAGATCCCCATCGACGCGGTCAGCCGTTTGGAAGATGCCCAATATGTCTATATTGTGCGCGAGGGCAAGGCCCAGCGCGTGCCGGTGGAAATCGGCGTCCGCGAGGACAACCGGGTCGAGATCACCAAGGGCCTGGATGGGTCCGAGCAGGTGATCGTCTCAGGAAAAGATCTCGTACATGACGGAACAGCTGTGCAGACGCAGCCGAGCCCTCAGTCCTGA
- a CDS encoding efflux RND transporter permease subunit: MWLTLLALRNRIGILMLSLAMVLLGATSLQRLPVDLFPQIQVPVAFVGVIYKGAPPLDIEQSVVYPIEKAVSSASNVEHVESFAKQGIGAVQIWFNWGADINVGQMEVMQRVTQILNSLPPGILQPFIVKFDVSNIPVSFVTVSSDDLDERALYDLAYNTIAPQIEQIADVAAATVEGGKIRQININLDPALLNARSLSILDVVKSVKAANLILPSGDIKAGNLDYNVFTNNQFRTVDPIQDVIVKVNPQGSPVRVRDVGTVTDSSDIQTNIVRTDGARAVYLRVNKQPIANTVAVVDALRKALPKMVGIPSSVKLGISFDQSVYIRQSINNLVEQALHGSLLAAAVILIFLRNFTSTLIISVSIPLSIMVTFIVLYFSGQTLNVFTLGGLALGIGRLVDDSIVELENIQRHLNDTPRRWDAILEAAREVAMPILASTITTVVVFLPIFFVAGIARLLLIPLTITIAISLFTSFFVSRTVTPALCYKFLKPEQEAHKSMPRWFVRMMGWSRERYESLDRGYEDSLRWVLAHRRLFIGGILLLFAASLALVPKIGTEFLPVSDESQFRIVLRGPVGQRVEKTEQQVAEVERVLRAQIPAEELETIISSTGVLAQGRSSLFNPNTGPHTSVISVYLVSPDKRTRNQVQIMNDVRPKVLKLFPGVAMFFDPGGLVKRVTSFGAQKSVDVEIYGYDFEKARGVIREVETMMHHIPGLADIEVSREENYPEVNVVVDREKAALLGISETDVANAVLFSLNGNGQTDPIIYTDPQNGNEYYISAWLAEEHRQDLTDIENIVLTAKTGEPVLLKNVASLKLNAGPVKIERKYFQRVVHLTANPVNRDLGAIGADLEAGFAKIQLPTGFSLKLAGQIQQQRETFEGLMFATVLALILVYMVMAAQFKSLIDPFVIMFAVPMGFPGVILILFLTDTTLSTTSMMGIIMMLGIVVSNGVLLVDYTNVLRRKGRELHDAAITAARTRLRPILMTSLATVAGLLPMAIGWGTGGETNAPLARTVVGGLSVSTILTLFLVPTIYVMLEERLPRHKDEAPQEADWIPAEPGQTPTNQ, from the coding sequence ATGTGGCTAACCCTTCTCGCACTTCGCAATCGCATCGGCATCTTGATGCTGTCCCTGGCCATGGTGCTGCTGGGCGCCACCTCGCTGCAGCGGCTGCCGGTCGATCTCTTTCCCCAGATTCAAGTGCCGGTGGCCTTCGTCGGCGTCATCTATAAAGGCGCGCCGCCCCTCGACATCGAACAAAGCGTCGTCTATCCCATCGAAAAGGCCGTGAGCTCCGCCTCGAACGTCGAACATGTCGAGTCCTTCGCCAAGCAGGGCATCGGCGCGGTGCAGATCTGGTTCAACTGGGGCGCGGACATCAACGTCGGCCAGATGGAGGTGATGCAGCGGGTCACGCAGATCCTGAACAGCCTGCCGCCCGGCATCTTGCAGCCCTTCATCGTCAAATTCGACGTCTCCAATATCCCCGTCTCCTTCGTGACGGTCTCCAGCGACGATCTCGACGAACGGGCCCTCTACGACCTGGCCTACAACACGATTGCGCCGCAAATCGAGCAGATCGCCGACGTCGCCGCCGCCACCGTGGAAGGCGGGAAGATCCGCCAGATCAACATCAACCTCGACCCGGCCCTCTTGAACGCCCGGAGCCTCTCGATTCTCGACGTCGTCAAATCCGTGAAGGCCGCGAACCTGATTCTTCCCTCCGGCGACATCAAGGCCGGCAATCTGGACTACAACGTCTTCACCAATAATCAGTTCCGCACGGTCGACCCGATCCAGGACGTGATCGTGAAGGTGAACCCACAGGGCAGCCCCGTGCGGGTGCGGGACGTCGGGACCGTCACCGATTCGTCGGACATTCAGACCAACATCGTCCGGACGGACGGGGCCAGAGCCGTCTATCTACGCGTCAATAAACAGCCCATCGCCAACACCGTGGCGGTGGTGGATGCGCTGCGCAAGGCCCTGCCGAAGATGGTCGGCATCCCCTCCAGCGTGAAGCTCGGCATTTCCTTCGACCAATCGGTCTACATCCGCCAGTCGATCAACAACCTCGTCGAGCAGGCGCTGCACGGATCGCTGCTGGCTGCGGCCGTCATCCTGATCTTCCTCCGTAATTTCACGAGCACCCTGATCATTTCCGTCTCCATTCCCCTCTCGATCATGGTGACCTTCATCGTGCTCTATTTCTCCGGGCAAACCCTGAACGTGTTCACCCTGGGAGGCCTGGCCCTGGGCATCGGCCGGCTGGTCGACGACTCCATCGTGGAGCTGGAGAATATTCAGCGCCATCTCAACGACACGCCCCGCCGATGGGACGCGATCCTGGAAGCGGCGCGCGAAGTGGCGATGCCGATTCTGGCCTCGACCATCACCACGGTCGTCGTGTTCCTCCCGATTTTCTTCGTCGCAGGCATTGCCCGGTTGCTCCTGATTCCCCTGACCATCACAATCGCGATCTCGCTCTTCACCTCCTTCTTCGTCTCCCGCACGGTGACCCCGGCGCTCTGTTACAAATTCCTCAAGCCGGAGCAGGAAGCCCACAAGTCGATGCCGCGCTGGTTCGTACGGATGATGGGTTGGAGCCGCGAACGGTATGAGTCTCTGGACCGGGGCTATGAAGACTCGCTCCGCTGGGTCCTGGCCCATCGCCGACTCTTTATCGGCGGCATCCTGCTCCTCTTCGCCGCCTCGCTCGCGCTGGTGCCCAAGATCGGCACGGAATTTTTGCCTGTGTCGGACGAAAGCCAGTTCCGCATCGTTCTGCGAGGGCCGGTCGGTCAGCGCGTGGAGAAAACCGAGCAGCAAGTGGCGGAGGTCGAACGGGTGCTGCGGGCCCAGATCCCGGCAGAGGAACTGGAAACCATCATTTCCAGCACCGGCGTCTTGGCCCAGGGCCGCTCCTCCCTCTTCAATCCGAACACCGGCCCCCATACGTCGGTCATCTCCGTCTATCTGGTCTCGCCGGACAAACGGACCAGAAACCAAGTCCAAATCATGAACGACGTGAGACCCAAAGTGCTCAAACTCTTTCCGGGCGTCGCGATGTTCTTCGATCCGGGCGGGCTCGTGAAACGGGTCACCAGCTTCGGGGCTCAGAAATCCGTCGACGTGGAGATCTACGGCTACGATTTTGAAAAGGCCCGGGGAGTCATCCGCGAAGTCGAGACCATGATGCACCATATCCCTGGCCTGGCCGATATCGAAGTCAGCCGCGAGGAGAACTATCCAGAGGTCAACGTGGTGGTGGACCGCGAGAAGGCAGCCCTGCTTGGCATCAGCGAAACGGACGTGGCCAACGCGGTGCTCTTCTCACTCAACGGCAACGGCCAAACCGATCCCATCATCTATACCGACCCGCAAAACGGGAACGAGTACTACATCAGCGCATGGCTCGCGGAAGAACACCGGCAGGACCTCACGGACATCGAGAACATCGTGCTGACCGCCAAGACCGGTGAGCCGGTCCTCCTCAAGAACGTGGCTTCGCTCAAGCTGAATGCCGGCCCGGTGAAGATCGAGCGCAAATACTTCCAGCGGGTCGTCCATCTGACCGCCAACCCTGTGAACCGGGATCTCGGCGCCATCGGGGCCGATCTGGAGGCAGGCTTTGCCAAGATCCAGCTCCCCACCGGCTTCAGTCTCAAGCTGGCCGGCCAGATCCAACAACAGCGAGAGACCTTCGAGGGACTGATGTTTGCCACAGTCCTGGCGCTCATCCTCGTCTATATGGTGATGGCGGCCCAGTTCAAATCGCTGATCGACCCCTTCGTCATCATGTTTGCGGTCCCGATGGGCTTCCCTGGCGTCATCCTGATCCTCTTCCTGACCGACACGACCCTCTCCACCACCTCGATGATGGGCATCATCATGATGCTGGGCATCGTGGTCTCGAACGGTGTCCTCTTGGTGGATTACACGAACGTCCTGCGGCGGAAAGGACGGGAGTTACACGATGCGGCCATCACGGCGGCGCGGACGAGACTCCGCCCCATCCTGATGACCTCCCTCGCCACCGTCGCAGGGCTGCTGCCCATGGCGATCGGCTGGGGCACGGGCGGCGAAACGAACGCCCCCCTGGCCCGCACGGTCGTCGGAGGACTCAGCGTCTCGACGATCCTCACGCTCTTTCTCGTCCCCACGATCTATGTGATGTTAGAAGAACGGCTCCCCCGTCATAAGGACGAGGCTCCGCAAGAAGCCGATTGGATACCGGCAGAACCGGGGCAAACACCGACCAATCAATAG
- a CDS encoding SCP2 sterol-binding domain-containing protein, with the protein MNPNTVKDFFQLLPGKLDAEAAEDLDAVYQFDLSGAQGGQYILTIREGACQVTEGLHEDPQVSLSMTGEDCIKILKGQLSGPAVAMSGRLKISGDIGLAMQLKALFPTLG; encoded by the coding sequence ATGAACCCCAACACTGTTAAAGACTTTTTCCAGCTTCTTCCCGGCAAACTCGACGCAGAGGCGGCCGAAGACCTTGATGCGGTCTATCAATTCGATTTGAGCGGCGCGCAGGGCGGGCAGTACATTCTCACAATTCGTGAGGGGGCCTGTCAGGTCACAGAGGGGTTGCATGAGGACCCGCAAGTTTCGCTCTCGATGACTGGAGAGGATTGCATCAAGATTCTGAAGGGGCAGTTGAGCGGGCCGGCCGTCGCCATGTCGGGCCGGCTCAAGATCAGCGGGGACATCGGTCTCGCGATGCAACTGAAAGCACTCTTTCCCACCCTCGGCTAA
- a CDS encoding DUF1499 domain-containing protein — protein MMPAETFQRLRPCPASPNCVSTQAQDEGHAIAPFRYRKARADAKEALKAIVQSLPRTKLVEEDETYLHYEFTSLLLRFVDDVEFLFDDEAKTVHFRSASRTGYRDFGVNRQRMEAIRKLVEGKL, from the coding sequence ATGATGCCTGCCGAAACTTTTCAACGGCTCCGTCCCTGTCCCGCAAGTCCTAACTGTGTGTCGACGCAGGCGCAAGACGAGGGCCATGCCATTGCGCCCTTTCGCTACCGGAAAGCCAGGGCTGACGCGAAAGAGGCGCTGAAGGCGATTGTCCAATCCCTTCCCCGCACCAAGCTGGTGGAGGAAGACGAGACCTATCTCCATTATGAGTTCACCAGCCTGTTGCTGCGATTCGTGGACGATGTGGAGTTTCTGTTCGACGACGAGGCGAAGACGGTCCATTTCCGGTCTGCGTCCCGGACTGGCTACCGTGATTTCGGGGTCAACCGTCAGAGGATGGAAGCGATCCGGAAGCTTGTCGAGGGGAAACTCTAA